The Erythrobacter sp. SDW2 region GGCCGTTCCAGCGAGTCTCCAGCGCAGCTTCGGTCGTATCCTGCACCGGATCGGTAAAGGTCCGCGCCTGGGGTTTGAGCACATGCACCGCGCCGCCATTGCTGAGCGAGAGACTTGCCTCCAACGCGGTCCAGTTAGGGCCCGCGGTTGGCGTGACGCTGTCGAGAGTCACGATCCAGTCACCGACGACAGTCTTCTCTCCCGGGCTGAGCGCAGCAAGCTTTTCACGTGTGAAAGCCGCCTCGCTCGCCATTCCGAACAGGGACACAGCAACGCCAAAATGTGCCAGCACCATGCCCCAGGTCGGCAGCGGCAACCGGCGCAGGTTGCGCCCGACCAGCGGCTGCAGGCTGGCCACGGCCAGCGCAGCGGCCAGTGCCAGACCGAGGGTCGGCAGGACACCATGCCCGCCCAGCAATCCGCCGAGGACGAGCGCAGCAACCAGAACGGCAGCAGTGAGCGCGACAGGCCTTGTCACCCGGCCGAGACAGTCCTTCCGCCAGCGCAGCAGTGGCCCGACGCACAGCACCAGCACCAGGGGAACGAAGAACACCGCGCTGACAGGATTGAAATATGGTGGCCCGACCGAAACCCGCGTACCCATTGCCTCGGTCAGCAAAGGATACAGCGTGCCGAGCAGCACCACACCGAGGATCGCGCTGAGCATGACATTGTTGAACACCAGCGCACTCTCGCGGCTCGCCATGGAGAAACGTTCGCCCTCGGCAATGCTGCCCGAACGGAGCGCAAACAGGGTCAGCGAACCACCAATATAGATCGCCAGCAAGATAAGTATGAAAAAGCCCCGCTCGGGATCGACCGCGAAAGCGTGGACGCTCGTCAACACGCCGGAGCGCACAAGGAAGGTGCCGAGCATGCTCATCGAGAAGGCGATGACGCCAAGCATCACCGTCCAGGTCCGCAATGCGTCGCGATTGGCCAGCACGCTCACCGAATGCAGCAGCGCGGTTGCCGCCAGCCATGGCATAAGCGAGGCGTTCTCGACCGGATCCCAGAACCAGTATCCACCCCAGCCGAGTTCGTAATAGGCCCAGTAGGATCCCGCCGTAATGCCGATCGTCAGGAACACCCACGCGGCGAGCACCCACACTCGCATCGCGCGGGCGAAGTCGGGCGTCACCTGTTTGGTCACCAGCGCGCCGACCACGAAGCTGAAGGCCACCGAAAGCCCGACATAGCCGATGTAGAGCGTCGGCGGATGGAACGCCAAGCCGATGTCTTGCAACAACGGGTTGAGCCCCGCCCCGGTCAGCGCCGGCGACGGCAGTCGCTCGAACGGATTCGAGGCAAAAAGCAGGAAAGCAAAGAAGCCCAGCGCAACGAAGCCCTGCGCCGCCAGCGTTGCCTGCATGGTCTTTTCAGGCAGGCGCTTCTCCAGCCAGGCAATCGCCGCACCGGCCAGAGCCATCACTGTAACCCACAGCAGCATCGAGCCTTCGTGGTTTCCCCATGCCCCGCTGAGCTTGTAGATCAGCGGCTTGTCGGCATGGGAGTTGGCGGCGACCAGCTTGACCGACAGATCGGTGGTCGCGAATATCCACAGCAGGCAAGCGAAGGCGATGGCGAGCATCAGTCCCTGCAGCATGGCGAGCGGACGGGTCAGATGGCCGACTTCTGCCCCTTCCTCGCGGAGTGCCAGCGCACCGCACAGCAATTGGGCAAGGCTCAGCGCAGCAGCGATCCAGAGCGCGGCAAGACCGGTTTCTGCAATCACGAGGCCGGGGTTTCCTCGAGCGTCGCTGGCGTCTGGTGCCCCTGCATGTCCTGCAATTCGCGCGGGACATAGTTCTCGTCATGCTTGGCGAGGAGGTTGTGGGCGACAAATGTGCCGTTGGCCTGATACTTGCCCTCTGCAACCACGCCAGACCCCTCGACGAATAGGTCGGGCAGGATCCCGGAATAGCGCACCGGCACGGTTGCCTCGCCATCCCCGACCACAAATGCCACAGTGACCCCGTCAGACTGGGTCTTGATGGAACCCAGCTGCACCATGCCGCCCAGCCGTACGGCCTGCGAGGGTGCCGGTTTCTCGACGGTAATCTGGCTCGGCGTATAGAAATAGTTCGCCTGGTTGCGCAGCGCCCATGCCGCCAGCAGCCCTGCGCCGAGCAGCGCAATCAGCGCGATCACGACCAGCACGAGCCGCTGGTGCTTGGCCTTGAGTCCGCTCATTTGCCTCTCACCCTATCCCGTCGCGCCTCGGCACGCTTCATAGCGATCCAGCTCCAGACTACGGTTGCCAGCGTGCCAGCAATGCCCAGCGCATAGGCCGCGATCACGAAGTCCCACTGATCCAGTGCCTCACGCATCATGCGGCCTCCATCGCTCTGCGGCGCAGCCGCGCTTCGGCCTGGATGTCGGCCAGCAGCGCCCGCATCCGTGCCAGCACCACACCGCCGAAGATCAAGGAGAAGCCTATGGTGGCGATTAGCAGGGGCCACAGGAATTCAGGCGCGATGGCGCTCTTGCCCATGGTGATCGATGGCGGCTGATGGAGCGAGTTCCACCACACCACGCTGCGGTTGATGATCGGGATGTTGATCGCGCCTACCAGCCCGAAGATGGCCGGGATGCGCGACGATGCGCCTTCACGCTCGCTCGCCTGCGCCAGCGCGAGGTAGGCGGCGTAGAGGAACAGCAACACCAGCATGCTGGTCAGCCGCCCGTCCCACACCCACCAGGTGCCCCAGGTCGGGCGCCCCCAGATCGATCCGGTGGCAAGACAGATGGCGGTAAAGACCATTCCGGGCACTGCCGCCGCGCGCGCCGCAATGGCCGCGAGCGGATGGCGCCAGACGAGGAACACAAGGCTCGAAATCGCAATCGCTGTCCAGCCGCCCATGCCGAGCCATGCGGCCGGGACATGCAGATAGAGGATGCGAACAGTCTCGCCCATCAGCCGGTCGGGTGAGACCTGCGTCAGCCCCCACCACAGCGCGCCGCCGGTCACCAACAAACCGCTCACGAGCAGCAGCGGAGTCAGCCAGCTGGCAAGCGACAGGAACCGTTTGGGATTGGCGAAAGCGTGCATCTGGATAGGCCTGCGGGGCCTCTACCCCGCCCGCTCGCCGCCCGCAAGCAGGACCGGAGGCGGTATCGTCAACGCCCGATCAGCTGCTGCGCCATCCGGTCGGCAACGACATCCGATGACACGCCGCTGCGCTCGCTTTCCTGCCAGATCTGGACCAGTCGCTCGGGGATCTGGGCGATGCGTTTGCGCACCTCGTTGATCCCGCCGGCGTTGCCCGACTGGCGGTCGAGATACTCCTGCGCCACGCTGATGATGCCGCCAGCGTTGATGACATAGTCGGGTGCGTAAAGGATGCCGCGCGCCGCCAGCATCTCGCCATGTTTGGCGCGGGCAAGCTGGTTGTTGGCGCCACCTGCCACGATCGGGCAGTCGAGCCGGGCGATGCCCTCGTCATCGAGTATCGCGCCGAGTGCGTTGGGGCTGAAGACGTCGCAAGCCACGCTCATGATGGCATCAGGAGCAACCGCATTGCCGCCTAGTTCCTGCGCCAGAATGGCAGCACGCTGCTCGCTGATATCCGCAAGGGTCAGTCTGGCCCCGTCCTTGGCCAGCAGGCGAGCCACCCCGCTGCCGACGCTGCCGGTGCCCTGCAGCGCAACATGGACTCGCGCAACGCTGTCCTTGCCGAGATTGTGCTTCACAGCGGCCTTGATGCCGAGATAAATGCCCATCGCGGTGAAAGGGCCGGGATCGCCGCCCGCCGCGCCTTCGCCCGCGACGGGAAGCCCGGAAACATGGCTCGTGCGCTGCGAGACCGCGACCATGTCAGCCTCGCTGATGCCGACGTCTTCAGCTGTCACATAACGCCCGCCCAGCGCCTCGACGGCATCACCGAAGGCAGCGAGCATTTCCGGCGTCTTGGTCTTGTCCGAATCGGCGAGGATAACCGCCTTGCCGCCGCCCATAGGCAGGCCGGCCATGGCGTTCTTGTAGCTCATTCCACGGCTGAGGCGCAGCGCATCGCGCATCGCCGCCTTCGGCTCGGCATAATGCCAGAACCGGGTGCCGCCCGCTCCGGGACCAAGATGGGTCGAATGCAGCGCGATAATCGCGGTCAGGCCACTGCTGCGGTCGTGCACGAGCTGCACCAGCTCGTGATCGTCGTAATCCGCTTCGGTCCAGAAAGCCGTCATCGCGTTCATTGTCCCCTGCCCCTGATATGGGTGGAAATGACTGTGCAAGACGGGGAGAAATGGGGCGATCGAGGGGTCTCGAACCCCCGACCTCCGGTACCACAAACCGGCGCTCTAACCAACTGAGCTACGATCGCCACATGCCCCGAACAAGCCGTGTAAGGCGGGGCTGTTACGCCGTTCCGGACACCCGTCAAGGCCACCCGAACGCGGGGGCGAGCCTGTTGCACAGAGCGGCTTTGATGTGAAGCGAAAAGTGCATTTACAAGGGACGAGCGCAAGATTCTTTCGCGGGCTTGCGGCAAGCATCGAAGAGGCTAGAGGAACTGCATGCTTCCCGCAGGCGAATCTTCTGCCGAACGCTTGGCGCAGTATGGCGGCGTCCAGCATCTGCCATACGACAAGCTCGAACTGTTCCAGCGCAAGGAGTTCCTGCCGCCCGAACTCTGCGCACAATTGATTGAACTGATCGAGGTGAACCGTCGCCCCTCGACCCTCGCCGATCACAATGGCGACCAGTATTTCCGCACCAGCGAGACCTGCGATCTCGATGCCAACGAACCGGCGGTGCAGCGGCTGGAAGAGCTGCTCCTTGCCTTGAACGGGATCGACCCTTCCCATGGCGAACCGGTGCAGGGCCAGCGCTATGACGTGGGGCAGGAGTTCAAGGCCCATGTCGACTGGTTCAATCCGCACGGACAGGACTGGCAAAAGTATTGCGCCGTCTCGGGCCAGCGGACCTGGACCTTCATGATCTATCTCAACGATGTCGAGGCCGGCGGCGCGACGCGGTTCAAGGTGCCGAAGAAGAACTTCCAGCCGGAAACCGGGAAGCTGCTGTGCTGGAACAATCGCCGGCTCGATTTGACTGGCGACAAGGTCGGCAACGTCAACACCATGCATCACGGCATGAAGGTGCGCAAAGGCGTGAAATATGTGATAACCAAGTGGTATCGCGAAAAGCCGTGGGGATGGTGATGACCGATTTTGCCGAGTTCGAAACCCAGCTGAAAGCCCGCCTTGCCGACCTGCTCGAACGGGCCAATGTGATCGAGGACGATCTGCGCCACCCGCTCGACGCCGATTCGAACGAACAGGCGCAGGATCTGGCCGATGATGAAGCGCTCATGGGGGTCGATGCCGTGCTGCGTGACGAGATCCAGCAGATCCGCTTCGCCCTCGCCCGCATCACCAACGGCACCTATGGCACCTGCGCCAATTGCGGTGAGCCCATTGGCGAAGCGCGGCTGAAAGCGCGGCCGATCGCGACACGTTGCATCAACTGCGCGTGACTCCACGCATCGTCGCGGTTTGTCGTTCCGGCAAGCACCGCTTTTCGAAGCAGCCGTGTAGCGACATCCACGTGATTGCGGGCCTTGGCGTCGAGGGAGATGCCCACGCCGGGGCGCACGTGCAGCATCTGTCCCGCGTACGCGCCGATCCAACACAGCCAAACTTGCGACAGGTTCACCTGATCCACCAGGAATTGTTCGCGGAACTGGCCACGAAGGGGTTTGATCTGCGCCCTGGCGATCTCGGCGAGAACATCACCACACTCGGCATCGACCTGCTCGGACTATCGCGCGATAGCATGCTGCATCTCGGTGGCGAGGTTGTCCTGCGTGTCACGGGACTGCGCAACCCTTGCGCTCAGATCGATGCCTTTGCGCCGGGGCTGCTCCGTGAAGTAGCGTTCAAGACCTCCCAAGGCATCATCCGGAAAGCTGGCATCATGGCAATTGTCGAGCGGGGTGGTCTGTTGAAGCCCGGCGACCTCATAACCGTTGAACAACCGGCTGGTCCGCACATCGCGCTTGAACGCGTGTGAAACGAAAAAGGCGGCCCCGTCGGACCGCCCTTCCCTCGCAGCTTTCGCTGCAAACTGGTGAAGCGCTTACTTCTTCAGGCTGAGCCCGCCGAAACGCTTGTTGAACTGGGCCACGCGGCCGCCTTCCTGGATCTGCTGCTTGCCGCCGGTCCATGCCGGGTGGCTGGTCGGATCGA contains the following coding sequences:
- a CDS encoding MOSC domain-containing protein, with amino-acid sequence MTPRIVAVCRSGKHRFSKQPCSDIHVIAGLGVEGDAHAGAHVQHLSRVRADPTQPNLRQVHLIHQELFAELATKGFDLRPGDLGENITTLGIDLLGLSRDSMLHLGGEVVLRVTGLRNPCAQIDAFAPGLLREVAFKTSQGIIRKAGIMAIVERGGLLKPGDLITVEQPAGPHIALERV
- a CDS encoding 2OG-Fe(II) oxygenase — its product is MLPAGESSAERLAQYGGVQHLPYDKLELFQRKEFLPPELCAQLIELIEVNRRPSTLADHNGDQYFRTSETCDLDANEPAVQRLEELLLALNGIDPSHGEPVQGQRYDVGQEFKAHVDWFNPHGQDWQKYCAVSGQRTWTFMIYLNDVEAGGATRFKVPKKNFQPETGKLLCWNNRRLDLTGDKVGNVNTMHHGMKVRKGVKYVITKWYREKPWGW
- a CDS encoding heme lyase CcmF/NrfE family subunit, with protein sequence MIAETGLAALWIAAALSLAQLLCGALALREEGAEVGHLTRPLAMLQGLMLAIAFACLLWIFATTDLSVKLVAANSHADKPLIYKLSGAWGNHEGSMLLWVTVMALAGAAIAWLEKRLPEKTMQATLAAQGFVALGFFAFLLFASNPFERLPSPALTGAGLNPLLQDIGLAFHPPTLYIGYVGLSVAFSFVVGALVTKQVTPDFARAMRVWVLAAWVFLTIGITAGSYWAYYELGWGGYWFWDPVENASLMPWLAATALLHSVSVLANRDALRTWTVMLGVIAFSMSMLGTFLVRSGVLTSVHAFAVDPERGFFILILLAIYIGGSLTLFALRSGSIAEGERFSMASRESALVFNNVMLSAILGVVLLGTLYPLLTEAMGTRVSVGPPYFNPVSAVFFVPLVLVLCVGPLLRWRKDCLGRVTRPVALTAAVLVAALVLGGLLGGHGVLPTLGLALAAALAVASLQPLVGRNLRRLPLPTWGMVLAHFGVAVSLFGMASEAAFTREKLAALSPGEKTVVGDWIVTLDSVTPTAGPNWTALEASLSLSNGGAVHVLKPQARTFTDPVQDTTEAALETRWNGQLYAVLGDATEDGRWQLRLWWKPFVTMIWYGGLLIALGGVLAMLGHVIGHLRKREVMRQIAIRRGREGVA
- a CDS encoding TraR/DksA family transcriptional regulator yields the protein MTDFAEFETQLKARLADLLERANVIEDDLRHPLDADSNEQAQDLADDEALMGVDAVLRDEIQQIRFALARITNGTYGTCANCGEPIGEARLKARPIATRCINCA
- the ccmE gene encoding cytochrome c maturation protein CcmE — translated: MSGLKAKHQRLVLVVIALIALLGAGLLAAWALRNQANYFYTPSQITVEKPAPSQAVRLGGMVQLGSIKTQSDGVTVAFVVGDGEATVPVRYSGILPDLFVEGSGVVAEGKYQANGTFVAHNLLAKHDENYVPRELQDMQGHQTPATLEETPAS
- a CDS encoding Glu/Leu/Phe/Val dehydrogenase dimerization domain-containing protein; the encoded protein is MTAFWTEADYDDHELVQLVHDRSSGLTAIIALHSTHLGPGAGGTRFWHYAEPKAAMRDALRLSRGMSYKNAMAGLPMGGGKAVILADSDKTKTPEMLAAFGDAVEALGGRYVTAEDVGISEADMVAVSQRTSHVSGLPVAGEGAAGGDPGPFTAMGIYLGIKAAVKHNLGKDSVARVHVALQGTGSVGSGVARLLAKDGARLTLADISEQRAAILAQELGGNAVAPDAIMSVACDVFSPNALGAILDDEGIARLDCPIVAGGANNQLARAKHGEMLAARGILYAPDYVINAGGIISVAQEYLDRQSGNAGGINEVRKRIAQIPERLVQIWQESERSGVSSDVVADRMAQQLIGR
- the ccmC gene encoding heme ABC transporter permease CcmC, producing the protein MHAFANPKRFLSLASWLTPLLLVSGLLVTGGALWWGLTQVSPDRLMGETVRILYLHVPAAWLGMGGWTAIAISSLVFLVWRHPLAAIAARAAAVPGMVFTAICLATGSIWGRPTWGTWWVWDGRLTSMLVLLFLYAAYLALAQASEREGASSRIPAIFGLVGAINIPIINRSVVWWNSLHQPPSITMGKSAIAPEFLWPLLIATIGFSLIFGGVVLARMRALLADIQAEARLRRRAMEAA